The Perca fluviatilis chromosome 2, GENO_Pfluv_1.0, whole genome shotgun sequence genome includes a region encoding these proteins:
- the LOC120551456 gene encoding uncharacterized protein LOC120551456 produces the protein MKLPSSRFRFVSWHRLEQCDVTGDQLTCPRVREGPSEELFQRDRDDICLERGRRRRRREEEGQRWEDRLQENWENCLELNLSYQDLGDPFQQENFLRILRRLFRVEKLQLVDNSLSNLSSVRLPRCKMLNLHRNHLVCLRQLPKLPAVEHLCLSENAIGSLGGLGALGNSPLRSLNLTRNPVTFTQDYRARVFLCLPKLEILDGIPKLPEDSLPTRLQFSQTTRMCNIL, from the exons ATGAAG CTTCCTTCAAGTCGGTTCCGGTTTGTGTCGTGGCATCGCCTGGAGCAGTGTGATGTTACGGGTGACCAGCTGACCTGCCCCAGGGTCAGAGAAG GGCCATCAGAAGAGCTGTTTCAAAGAGATAGGGATGACATCTGtttggagagagggaggagaagaaggaggagagaggaggaaggacaAAGATGGGAGGATAGACTGCAAGAGAATTGGGAAAATTGTCTG GAGTTAAATTTGTCCTACCAAGACTTGGGGGACCCCTTCCAGCAAGAGAATTTCCTTCGGATCCTCCGCCGGTTATTCCGTGTGGAGAAACTACAACTGGTTGACAATTCCCTCAGCAACCTGAGTTCTGTACGTCTGCCAAG GTGCAAAATGCTAAACCTGCACCGTAACCACCTGGTGTGTCTACGTCAGCTGCCAAAGCTCCCAGCTGTGGAGCACCTTTGTCTGTCTGAGAACGCCATTGGCTCCCTGGGGGGACTGGGAGCTCTAGGGAACAGCCCTCTTCGCTCCCTCAACCTAACCCGCAACCCAGTGACCTTCACTCAGGACTACCGAGCACG TGTTTTCCTCTGTTTGCCAAAGCTGGAGATCCTGGATGGAATCCCCAAGCTGCCAGAAGACTCTCTGCCCACCAGACTACAGTTCTCCCAAACTACCAGGATGTGTAACATCTTATGA
- the serpini1 gene encoding neuroserpin has translation MLILDVFSPLLLLSILLPRYGCRVAEIPEDTTAEFSVRLYHRLQAAGDQDNIIFSPLSVAVALGMVQLGARGASLEEIRQAVGFSHLLPGMEFSLLQNLTAALSDDDTHYVIRFANSLFLQEGVTFNPEFLHLMRKYFRADVETVDFSESAAVAEQINSWVENHTESKIRELLSAEDFSSVTRLTLVNAVYFRGSWKNQFRPENTRTFSFSRDDGSEVQTLMMYQQGDFYYGEFSDGSQEAGGVYQVLEMPYEGEDMSMLIVLPRQEVPLATLEPIIKAPLLEEWANNVKRQKVEVYLPRFKVEQKIDLRSTLQELGIKNIFTNDADLSAMTDGKDLYIGKAVQKAYLEVTEEGAEGAVGSGMIALTRTLVLYPQVMADHPFFFVIRNRRTGSILFMGRVMTPEVIEPNDHDFDSM, from the exons ATGTTGATTCTGGACGTTTTCTCaccgctcctcctcctctccatcctgTTGCCGCGCTACGGTTGCCGGGTGGCGGAGATTCCAGAGGACACTACAGCAGAGTTCTCGGTCAGACTGTACCATCGGCTGCAGGCGGCGGGGGATCAGGATAACATCATTTTCTCCCCGCTGAGCGTGGCTGTGGCCCTGGGCATGGTGCAGCTGGGAGCCAGAGGGGCTTCACTGGAGGAGATACGACAGGCTGTAGGATTCAGCCACCTGCTGCCAG GCATGGAGTTCTCTTTGCTCCAGAACCTGACAGCAGCGCTGTCGGACGATGACACCCACTATGTTATCCGATTTGCCAACAGCCTCTTCCTGCAGGAAGGCGTCACCTTTAACCCTGAGTTTCTGCATCTGATGAGGAAGTACTTTCGGGCTGACGTGGAAACAGTAGACTTCAGCGAATCAGCAGCCGTGGCCGAGCAGATCAACAGCTGGGTGGAAAATCATACTGAGA GTAAGATCCGTGAGCTGCTATCAGCCGAGGACTTTAGCAGCGTGACCCGCCTGACCCTTGTGAACGCTGTCTACTTCAGAGGCTCCTGGAAAAACCAGTTCAGGCCAGAAAACACCAGAACCTTCTCCTTCAGCAGAGACGACGGCTCTGAAGTCCAGACACTCATGATGTACCAGCAGGGAGACTTCTACTATG GCGAGTTCAGCGATGGCTCACAGGAAGCTGGCGGTGTGTACCAGGTGTTGGAGATGCCCTATGAGGGCGAGGACATGTCCATGTTGATCGTTCTGCCTCGGCAGGAGGTGCCACTGGCTACCCTGGAGCCCATAATCAAAGCACCACTGCTGGAGGAGTGGGCTAATAATGTCAAACGGCAGAAGGTGGAAGTCTACCTACCTAG GTTCAAAGTGGAACAGAAGATCGACCTGAGGAGCACTCTGCAGGAGCTAGGAATAAAGAACATCTTCACTAACGATGCTGATCTCTCCGCCATGACAG ATGGTAAGGACCTTTACATTGGGAAGGCAGTGCAGAAGGCTTACCTGGAAGTGACTGAAGAGGGGGCAGAAGGAGCCGTTGGGTCAG gaATGATTGCCCTGACCAGGACTCTGGTGCTGTACCCACAGGTCATGGCTGATCACCCATTCTTCTTTGTCATTAGAAACCGgaggacag GGTCAATCCTCTTCATGGGCAGGGTCATGACCCCTGAAGTCATTGAGCCCAACGACCATGACTTTGACTCCATGTAA
- the LOC120547005 gene encoding Golgi integral membrane protein 4-like — protein MLDQHKEHYEKLQQNKELEISHLKDNVYNLKEENKQLRKAHHDIHTQLQDAQVQHQDLKTAHNQLALTLEDHKSALAAAQLQVNEYKQLRESLNRVPNLRQPEQNPAPQQPQAAAIAPESQQATVLKQPDKEDPAHEDDQHDHQDTESRLDHQEKEMHAQSEIKSQPTVFQHTLSDKEEDGEGEAERRRELAEEEMAQAGQPQKLEEDPDQPQEEEEEPEHEQPHENALDRQRRQPQLGPHPERHQDGQPQNEAPAQGEHVKSAYEQQQEQQRLEAQRSEERRQIQLRQEALQLQRDKVLKEREQRLQQEQEREQRQHRDADRREQLLKEEHQRKRTEYENMDNDIVQGEEDPHTDDEDAHMLHEEEEENQEVDHRVPSHQQGAGVGELDPEDDPNNQGEDEFEEAEDERPQHRVARQEEEEVVVEEEEEQAAPAPHKDPHPGPEQPAVEEELVMAGNPDQQEDTLDDQYQEEVEDEAQEDIAGGQKREDEVEEDTYNEENVEQDEVKKQERPGQEEDHRKEAENNEEENYEEEEEEVEEDTAGQEKGTNRRAEM, from the exons GTTCAGCATCAGGACCTGAAGACAGCCCACAACCAGCTCGCACTGACGCTGGAAGACCACAAGAGTGCGCTGGCTGCAGCTCAG TTGCAGGTGAATGAATACAAACAACTGAGGGAGTCCCTAAACAGGGTGCCAAATCTGAGACAGCCTGAACAAAACCCTGCTCCCCAGCAGCCGCAAGCTGCTGCCATAGCACCCGAGTCCCAGCAGGCCACAGTACTCAAACAGCCAGACAAAGAGGATCCTGCCCATGAGGACGATCAGCATGATCACCAGGACACTGAGTCCAGG TTGGACCATCAAGAGAAGGAGATGCACGCCCAGTCCGAGATCAAGTCCCAGCCCACCGTATTCCAGCACACCTTGTCAGAcaaagaggaggatggagagggagaggctgagaggaggagggagctggcagaggaggagatggctcAAGCAGGACAGCCTCAGAAGCTGGAGGAGGACCCGGACCAaccacaggaggaagaggaggagccaGAACATGAACAGCCGCACGAGAACGCCTTGGACCGACAGAGACGCCAGCCACAACTG GGCCCCCATCCGGAGAGGCATCAGGACGGCCAGCCGCAGAACGAGGCGCCCGCCCAAGGAGAACACGTGAAGTCGGCCTacgagcagcagcaggagcagcagcgcCTGGAGGCTCAAAGGTCCGAGGAGCGCAGGCAGATCCAGCTGCGCCAGGAGGCCCTGCAGCTCCAGAGAGACAAGGTGCTGAAGGAGAgggagcagaggctgcagcagGAACAGGAGAGAGAGCAGCGGCAGCACAGGGATGCCGACAGACGGGAGCAGCTGCTGAAAGAGGAGCACCAAAG GAAGAGGACTGAGtatgaaaacatggacaacGACATTGTTCAAGGAGAAGAGGACCCACACACAGACGATGAAG ATGCTCACATGTtacatgaggaggaggaggagaatcaGGAAGTGGATCACAGAGTGCCATCCCATCAGCAG GGCGCTGGAGTTGGCGAGCTGGACCCTGAGGACGACCCGAACAACCAGGGAGAGGACGAGTTTGAGGAGGCCGAGGACGAGCGGCCGCAGCACAGGGTTGCaaggcaggaggaggaggaggtggtggtagaggaggaagaggagcaggcaGCGCCAGCCCCGCACAAAGACCCCCACCCAGGCCCCGAACAACCTGCTGTGGAGGAGGAACTGGTG ATGGCTGGAAACCCAGATCAACAGGAAGACACGCTGGATGACCAGTACCAGGAGGAAGTAGAGGACGAG GCCCAGGAGGACATAGCtggtgggcagaagagagaggacGAGGTGGAGGAGGATACATATAACGAGGAGAACGTAGAACAG GACGAAGTAAAAAAACAGGAGAGACCAGGACAGGAGGAGGATCACAGAAAAGAGGCTGAGAATAACGAGGAAGAGAATTacgaagaggaagaagaggaagtaGAGGAGGATACAGCTGGTCAAGAAAAGGGAACCAACCGGAGGGCAGAGATGTAA